One part of the Xylocopa sonorina isolate GNS202 chromosome 10, iyXylSono1_principal, whole genome shotgun sequence genome encodes these proteins:
- the Vps13b gene encoding vacuolar protein sorting 13B isoform X2, protein MFKLESYITPVILSYVEKYVKNFKPEQSQVSLWGGDASFQNLDLRLEVLEEQLNLPFVFVSGHIHELLIHVPWVKITSEPIVITINTIECILKLKDDSKVETNPSTSQRRQEISEEEAPPGYIKSIVTKVVNNITINCNNLILKYVEEDIVLSVNVRFLSMQTVDNKWEPAFTDVNAYEVMLRKVITIQDLTLCLDKMDASGKIEVYQDPVLYRCSVIIRLIINYHSNTARKASITRLDLHCQKMEFSITEQQVPMLLRLAALIMALQTKQFPSSREKSLISIEEREDNIQDDIDLVSGTATDNTGWGGWAWNMVSSLLPIDWDNDWSTEQQMAYSGHTIHLGIYVQDATLTFKTVENVKEQLFYKSRKLRYKSFLTLRLNGVVVDTLLQGLAMTSFQMGMGCIRIYPRGTCSCGHLEVVDGAQPPLYLVAGKLNSDYLKDSLFDNDSVENKGKKREYKQGIYYYLLTVSEERLVERCPAFVMDYVHCVELPDDITPEKLTEFGSNFEYSNFHERRVMRYVISDLTIRLCSGIFHRIETIKQAAANYDYNPYLVTKPDPLVDELPPVTLEEYEALRENVSMVETKLIIMKAALQLQLADHSITGLPRQRKIVESRTTPLTPALTDDPFVSIECDEALVTMLQPLYPFRLAACASKQTDLPTEMFNQCHKIITLQVNGTRSQLYLTKSCHTSIIMPYSVDCQIKKLLYPQYWRDVDSIHETYAAHIDSITVTGTKAKLMVVVSILTSIFNSNDTTNPLVCSSLFNDACQETNPVYLELLLENVNCKKLSSLVTISNEVNISSIKMFALNESQQAFIFSGPESNTHGDTENKSLLTAIIQFPQDVEKQTHPPLVSLQMADIRASLDPLLFRWLEYRVTYYNLGTLCTTRPEMQQHHEGTSSDTGAKKKTFPSLHESVHSSSDKEKRKSVVTTEKSKTLQNDESQKKHDSKSENERQNLGILARLAEQYPWWCGLVLSGCVGHIVIYIPSTTMSGIGAYGIEEAKDRALRNDNKLQMLIIKLPALLVHSSNISFELLSPYLQELPVELPKTMWTNKLQSFPWTLSLVDFHCYMLQQQTQKNFIKKMSLNATVALTTKIVTSQTGGNTLTALGVCVHIDNSPIIVSISEEQVVFMSKIISSILSALRVTNTNDKSVVASTQISTETQIVLPIVPQTPSTPTQLLYPEDTTTNSTVSTSKDDIVSDSDELVLTAWIQWTITKIAIKLYVTEKETLSSLKLVLELEDIITSIDLQPVYFKLKNKVTTVTIFHYTRSPNSLTWDVGEYVGAVLCGREDNLEKGDDSGFLSFTLTRAKSGNVHTRWGTYKRHKAQKKDIMTETNLSANSYISEVVVKIQMVDIILPLSIVSKYVQLIKPFTCFYQSVEKNTIEASEQNVTQRLNSITSLDNEVLPLIYLDFKGLRLMLPASNITKFKPQHDLLMIQLDGIRIAPHAENPICRTPLRFDIYQLAAQANILNIPGSAVEDRQYQINVKSICAHTTTWKNYQMSINKKISQSYLYTMNENPALEWNKLGHGSSLERQFSTLPLLSKFDLCLIIAPPVLFKPDITVCGSAIEVNCITDIEVTINLDQIQLISILNVELKNLLSGNFERGDEMTTSVNILQKPMSTIGSIKQITWTKQSSDDLDVDFTKDSGIDFETSSVNSTIIEKPTSLDTSILSPLEFLVNCGKITIVLYDIHQATMEYEVDINEIEEDESESQKQPLFYIMVNQPNIYFSQQHPSQKVQVSCFDVTMAVGDNQELVSIPTEKDFKVFMIETKNGDLHPDTGIPPSFITMKYEKTVGKNPQFFIDMGRPTKVHFSLSRLNQIYMTKNKILSCFAKQQEGTLPEHFDDVKTPSLTKPKKVNCPDLNICTKQVVVSLITDSGAEIITSLASLSGSISSLLRPDRIYSNTSIDSFIVSATLNGNIKVLLNPWCCNITVCLLWETWLNLDSVPQIQVQADSNSLYLDFGPEQIKIIKNVIEDCHLLLNKFTTSPSKCKDNERQIILSTEQHYKDDLKAGAFQFVNGNADELPFPYQVIFFTYPQQAMAWRYPQPRTLTKIHVSPVPFETLDSDIGYVDKVFCALEYWSDCHMSYQRYADFYLSETDSYRLELPEKAPARAVACIWRVVLLSNNNRPLSKTIISARILAACLRIDSYFNSSIIPNIQAALNIGAIHVSMYNHVSTVMYNNLQPPLTNYILKGTIPETQCFMTLDHKAAILVLNRWIDGSTLIDISGTFGVHILDYNHLTMQEILDPLEARFQLSLSDKTDVTLTCSPFSLKLSPTVAHTLAVSMQLWYAALEEEDKNGILFTRYVVANDSNVPILFGQSGTGDNLLLESRQCTFHSWRNIGNKMLRIAVEENIWLWSKPFSVGTDGIQAVEFCNSATKASAFVSVTSLSATQKLVTFSGQLIISNQLTDNFEMKLVKYESDIGSKVTVLKDVYPVSGKSRPPSILLDGNKKMAIRLRFTNVPNLSWTGDIPLQPNAKWGQPWLVKVPLQERGQFLSIWVRIVTQMIQEKTKVLAVLSPLYMIRSHLPVPARVQMDTPSLKISLSTMVNGRGQKQQLYCPGTFEHFHQLTFQLESGVSTSNPYVPLSYSSVDQRKFFRRPEIEDIDSILQDLENQKDEAEWPFQGEEIEEWVSAEQPQTHVQVKYQDAGLISSTLLLELQPWCFMLNSMGCHLSLVSEDIELCQIPHYGIVTPPKLEGTFHLCVGIGDTFYTSQALQLTRPDWSQSFYMPRIGGLIPVEGNIKSCVDCGSSVSIMSINSSMHEDIRLVRIMSSHVISNLTSKELCIATLAVHEDATRLELPNDLTPYSLNILPSEDQKQGIPIAQWYTLYMEDIVEPLVLYVSLSLGHKWSCPVRVDQGMSRKCVTIPNGSSTMPVIITTQEDKGTTYIMIHMDYHPQLLIENTCAFKILLGQSNETSDGIIPDTSHFTWICEIESNATCHYSIPSVSNRLPDAPITNALNVLLFSAVTNSHNEQVLRTKELRWSRGINLSSISTIPMDQYLRLPSYGDVKLIVQNRCYTTYISIVPISQVEVSARDIRSRLLRKESDMKDVEMMHDKFNNDTEDNKAIVNVQSSESSTSVTTFFSAQEDTIITEMKTPSQMKLNQLITDIENVKVNGNNDAKDNEENRIREGTVTVCLRGITINIMHDMNENAQRIEVASLSMTDIIAAVNAKSRIVHLRAFIGDLQLDNQLFDQGGFDFPVVLISQSPLVMKEAAFYTNSCLMNKIEQIRENSLIAIDYTLENQGQLRALKDVHLKIAPISAYIEDTYITQLLNYASSMVPPRFFVPEDVRKTRSLVSTIGLYIPDCVIVDAKILSAPLRLQNLKIEPVSILLSVHTSVRLYVALDHSPLYFGTFEKKNILTTPYRLGNALTMHYLSGAIFGAGWVVGSLEILGSPGSLAQALGSGLRDFISLPFQGLLQGPWGFIVGITHGSASLMRHVTAGTLNSVTKLASSVARNLDRLTLDEEHLQRQEESRRMRPQGMAQGLYQGLTGLGMSLLAAVAGLAHHPLQQVWSGEATTKSLVTGVGLGLVGVVTKPLSGAAELVALTGQGLLQGAGWNSLPSPRQRPVVQYTTINNSATIRYAWWLLPLLENNHGNILHVTNADYVIQQGSSRAVTLVLTRHALLLVNTVEDNVERIFLLKDLTSADHHLESTICLYCSPETTQTNRSISPAPYEMDREMRARVAEYVRTSSTGLASVSTNSDVQSDIFENTTPNSDRTLTFYVSPDSRNYLLSLFNIAKRQSQGSGFRVL, encoded by the exons ATGTTCAAATTGGAATCGTATATAACACCAGTGATTCTTAGTTACGTTGAAAAGTATGTGAAGAATTTTAAGCCGGAACAATCTCAG GTTTCTTTATGGGGCGGTGATGCATCATTTCAAAATCTTGACTTACGATTAGAAGTTTTAGAAGAACAATTGAATCTTCCCTTCGTTTTTGTTAGTGGCCACATACATGAATTGCTTATTCATGTACCTTGGGTAAAAATTACTTCAGAGCCAATTGTGATTACTATTAATACAATAG AATGCATTTTAAAATTAAAAGATGATAGCAAAGTGGAGACCAATCCTTCTACTTCACAAAGGAGGCAGGAAATATCAGA GGAAGAAGCACCTCCTGGGTACATAAAAAGCATAGTAACAAAAGTTGTAAATAACATAACAATTAATTGTAATAATTTAATTCTAAAATATGTGGAAGAGGATATTGTTCTTAGTGTCAATGTCAGATTTTTAAGTATGCAGACTGTTGACAACAAATGGGAACCAGCATTTACTG ATGTTAATGCATACGAAGTTATGCTTAGAAAAGTTATTACTATTCAAGATCTAACATTATGTTTAGACAAAATGGATGCATCTGGAAAAATAGAAGTATATCAg GATCCCGTTCTATACCGATGTTCTGTTATAATACGTTTAATCATAAACTATCATAGCAACACAGCAAGGAAAGCTTCCATTACACGATTAGACCTTCATTGTCAGAAAATGGAATTTAGTATAACAGAACAACAAGTACCAATGTTGCTGAGGCTGGCTGCACTGATAATGGCTTTACAAACAAAGCAATTTCCATCCAGCAGAGAAAAATCATTAATTTCTATTGAAGAAAGAGAAGATAACATACAAG ATGACATAGATCTTGTAAGTGGAACTGCTACAGATAATACAGGATGGGGTGGATGGGCTTGGAATATGGTATCATCCTTATTGCCTATTGATTGGGATAACGATTGGTCTACCGAGCAACAGATGGCATATTCTGGTCATACTATTCATCTGGGCATATATGTGCAAGACGCCACTTTAACATTTAAG ACAGTTGAAAATGTTAAAGagcaattattttataaatctcGTAAGCTTCGATACAAATCATTTTTAACATTGCGATTGAATGGTGTAGTAGTTGATACATTGCTACAAGGTTTAGCAATGACTAGTTTTCAAATGGGCATGGGCTGCATACGAATATATCCAAGGGGAACTTGCAGTTGCGGACACCTTGAAGTAGTTGATGGAGCACAA CCACCTTTATACTTAGTTGCTGGTAAATTAAATAGTGATTACTTAAAAGACTCTTTATTCGACAATGATTCAGTAGAAAATAAAGGGAAAAAAAGAGAGTATAAACAAGGGATATATTATTACCTATTGACAGTTTCAG agGAACGGCTAGTAGAACGATGCCCTGCATTTGTCATGGACTACGTTCATTGTGTAGAACTACCAGATGATATAACACCCGAAAAATTGACAGAATTTGGAtcgaattttgaatatag CAATTTTCATGAACGTAGAGTAATGCGATATGTTATAAGTGATTTGACTATCAGATTATGTTCGGGTATTTTtcatcgtatcgaaacaataaaacaAGCTGCCGCAAATTATGACTACAATCCATATCTTGTTACCAAACCAG ATCCACTTGTGGATGAATTACCTCCTGTTACATTGGAAGAATATGAAGCGTTAAGGGAAAATGTGTCCATGGTTGAGACAAAACTAATCATAATGAAAGCTGCCCTTCAATTACAATTAGCTGACCATTCCATTACCGGTTTACCGCGGCAACGAAAAATTGTTGAAAGTCGA ACGACGCCTTTAACACCTGCTCTTACAGACGATCCTTTTGTGAGCATTGAATGTGATGAAGCATTGGTAACTATGCTTCAACCTTTATACCCATTTAGACTTGCAGCTTGTGCATCCAAACAAACCGATCTTCCGACTGAAATGTTTAACCAGTGTCACAAGATTATTACATTACAG GTGAATGGGACAAGAAGTCAACTTTACTTAACGAAAAGTTGTCATACATCAATCATAATGCCTTACTCGGTTGATTGCCAAATCAAAAAATTACTATATCCACAGTATTGGAGAGATGTTGATTCAATACACGAAACGTATGCAGCACATATCGATAGTATTACGGTTACCGGTACAAAAGCGAAGTTAATGGTTGTTGTGTCTATCTTAACTTCAATTTTCAATTCCAATGATACAACCAATCCTCTTGTGTGTTCCTCTCTATTCAACGATGCCTGTCAAGAAACAA ATCCTGTGTACCTGGAATTGTTATTAGAAAATGTAAATTGCAAGAAGTTGAGTTCTCTAGTTACGATATCGAATGAAGTGAACATAAGTTCAATAAAAATGTTTGCTCTTAACGAATCGCAGCAGGCCTTTATATTTTCAGGCCCAGAAAGCAATACTCACGG CGATACAGAAAATAAATCATTACTAACGGCTATAATACAATTCCCGCAAGATGTTGAGAAGCAGACGCATCCACCTTTGGTTTCGCTTCAGATGGCAGATATCAGAGCTTCACTTGATCCACTGTTATTCAGATGGTTGGAGTATCGTGTAACATATTACAATTTGGGTACTTTGTGCACAACGCGACCAGAAATGCAACAACATCACGAGGGTACGTCTTCCGACACTGGTGCAAAGAAAAAGACATTTCCCAGTTTGCACGAAAGCGTGCATAGTTCATCAGACAAAGAAAAACGAAAGTCAGTCGTAACGACAGAAAAATCGAAAACTCTGCAGAACGATGAGAGTCAAAAAAAACATGATTCTAAATCCGAAAATGAAAGACAG AATTTGGGAATATTGGCCAGATTAGCAGAACAGTATCCATGGTGGTGTGGTCTTGTCTTAAGTGGATGTGTTGGACATATTGTTATTTATATACCATCAACAACAATGAGTGGCATCGGTGCATATG GTATAGAAGAGGCTAAAGACAGAGCGTTAAGAAATGATAATAAGTTGCAAATGTTGATAATAAAATTACCTGCGCTTCTTGTTCATTCGTCTAACATAAGTTTCGAGTTGCTTTCACCTTATCTCCAAGAATTACCAGTTGAATTACCAAAAACAATGTGGACAAATA AATTACAAAGTTTTCCGTGGACATTGAGTCTTGTCGATTTTCATTGTTACATGTTACAACAACAGACACAAAAAAACTTTATTAAAAAGATGTCGTTAAATGCTACGGTTGCTCTAACAACTAAAATTGTAACATCTCAGACTGGAGGAAATACCCTAACTGCTTTAGGTGTTTGTGTACATATCGATAATTCTCCCATTATCGTTTCGATATCTGAAGAACAA GTAGTTTTCATGAGTAAAATAATCTCGAGTATTTTAAGCGCATTACGAGTTACAAACACTAATGATAAAAGTGTTGTAGCTAGTACTCAAATAAGCACAGAAACGCAAATAGTTCTTCCTATTGTACCACAAACTCCATCTACACCAACCCAATTACTCTACCCGGAGGATACAACTACAAACTCCACGGTTTCAACTTCAAAAGATGACATTGTATCAG ACTCGGACGAATTAGTTTTAACTGCATGGATTCAATGGACTATAACCAAAATAGCAATTAAATTATATGTGACAGAGAAAGAAACTTTGTCCTCACTAAAATTAGTTCTTGAACTAGAAGATATTATTACTTCCATAGATTTACAACCCGTctattttaaattaaaaaacaaagttACAACAGTTACTATATTTCACTATACAAG GTCACCAAATTCACTAACTTGGGACGTCGGTGAATATGTAGGTGCTGTTCTCTGTGGAAGGGAAGATAATTTAGAAAAGGGAGATGACTCCGGGTTTCTGAGTTTTACTCTGACAAGAGCAAAGTCAGGAAATGTTCACACACGATGGGGCACTTATAAACGACACAAGGCTCAGAAG AAAGATATAATGACAGAAACAAATTTGTCTGCAAATAGTTACATTTCCGAAGTAGTAGTAAAAATCCAAATGGTGGACATAATTTTGCCGCTTAGTATAGTTAGTAAATACGTGCAATTAATAAagccatttacatgtttctatCAATCTGTTGAGAAAAACACTATTGAAGCTTCCGAGCAAAACGTAACACAACGCTTAAATAGCATTACCAGCCTCGATAACGAAGTATTACCATTAATATATCTGGATTTTAAAGGACTTCGGTTGATGCTACCAGCCTCGAACATCACAAAATTCAAACCGCAGCATGATCTATTAATGATTCAATTAGATGGAATCCGTATTGCACCGCACGCTGAGAATCCAATTTGTAGAACGCCTTTAAGATTTGATATATATCAACTCGCGGCTCAAGCGAATATTTTAAACATACCAGGTTCCGCTGTTGAAGATCGACAatatcaaattaatgtgaaaagCATATGTGCCCATACGACTACTTGGAAGAACtatcaaatgagtataaataaaaaaatatctcAATCGTATCTTTACACTATGAACGAAAATCCTGCATTAGAATGGAATAAACTTGGACACGGAAGTAGCTTAGAACGACAATTCTCCACGCTTCCATTATTATCAAAATTCGATTTATGCTTGATTATCGCTCCACCTGTTCTATTTAAACCGGACATTACTGTTTGCGGAAGCGCAATTGAAGTGAATTGTATTACAGACATCGAAGTGACGATAAATTTGGATCAGATTCAGTTGATCTCTATTTTGAATGTTGAGTTGAAAAATTTATTGTCAGGAAATTTTGAACGTGGTGATGAAATGACCACTTCTGTTAACATACTGCAAAAGCCTATGTCGACCATAGGAAGTATTAAACAGATTACTTGGACAAAACAATCTTCTGACGACCTAGATGTTGATTTCACCAAAGATAGTGGGATAGACTTTGAAACATCTAGTGTAAATTCTACAATCATTGAAAAACCAACATCCTTGGATACTTCGATACTTTCACCACTTGAATTCCTTGTGAACTGTGGGAAAATAACAATCGTACTTTATGATATCCATCAAGCAACCATGGAGTATGAAGTTGATATAAACGAGATTGAAGAAGACGAGAGTGAAAGCCAGAAGCAACCACTATTTTACATAATGGTCAATCAACCGAATATTTATTTCTCGCAGCAGCATCCATCGCAAAAAGTACAAGTATCGTGCTTCGATGTAACGATGGCGGTTGGAGATAATCAGGAATTAGTTTCAATACCAACTGAGAAAGATTTCAAAGTTTTTATGATCGAAACGAAAAATGGCGATTTGCATCCGGACACAGGCATTCCACCATCTTTTATAACAATGAAATATGAGAAAACTGTGGGAAAAAATCCGCAATTTTTCATAGATATGGGTAGACCTACAAAAGTTCATTTTTCCTTGTCGAGATTAAATCAAATATACATgacgaaaaataaaatattgtcGTGCTTTGCGAAGCAGCAAGAAGGAACACTACCAGAACATTTTGACGATGTGAAAACACCCTCGCTGACGAAGCCTAAAAAAGTAAATTGTCCTGACTTGAATATATGTACGAAGCAAGTTGTGGTGTCTCTTATAACTGATTCAGGCGCTGAAATAATAACCAGTCTAGCTTCTTTATCGGGAAGTATTTCATCTCTCCTTAGACCCGACAGAATATACTCCAACACGTCCATAGATTCATTTATAGTATCAGCAACTCTTAATGGGAACATAAAAGTTCTCTTAAATCCATGGTGCTGTAATATTACTGTCTGTTTGCTTTGGGAGACTTGGTTAAACCTTGATTCAGTTCCACAGATACAGGTTCAAGCAGATAGCAATAGCCTTTATTTGGATTTTGGTCCAGaacaaataaaaattataaaaaacgTCATAGAAGATTGCCATTTATTATTAAACAAATTTACTACGTCTCCATCGAAGTGCAAAGACAATGAGAGGCAAATTATATTGTCGACTGAGCAACATTACAAAGACGATCTGAAAGCTGGTGCATTTCAATTTGTGAATGGAAATGCTGATGAATTACCATTTCCGTATCAA GTAATATTCTTTACTTATCCCCAACAAGCGATGGCTTGGAGATATCCCCAACCAAGAACATTGACCAAAATACACGTATCGCCGGTTCCATTCGAA ACATTAGATTCGGACATTGGGTACGTCGATAAAGTATTTTGCGCTTTGGAATATTGGAGCGATTGTCACATGTCCTATCAGAGATACGCTGATTTTTATTTATCGGAAACTGATTCCTACCGCCTAGAGCTACCTGAAAAAGCTCCTGCAAGAGCAGTAGCCTGCATATGGCGTGTAGTTCTACTGTCAAACAACAATCGACCACTCTCCAAGACCATAATTTCGGCTCGCATTCTCGCAGCCTGCCTGCGCATCGATTCATACTTTAATTCCTCCATTATTCCTAACATACAAGCTGCACTTAACATTGGCGCCATCCATGTATCCATGTATAATCACGTTAGCACAGTTATGTACAATAATTTGCAACCTCCGTTAACGAATTATATTCTGAAGGGTACCATACCTGAAACTCAATGTTTTATGACTTTGGATCATAAAGCGGCCATCCTTGTGCTTAACAGATGGATAGACGGTTCCACACTGATTGATATCAGCGGTACATTCGGAGTGCACATACTAGACTACAATCACTTAACCATGCAAGAAATACTAGATCCTCTAGAAGCGAGATTCCAATTGTCTTTATCGGATAAAACAGATGTAACGTTAACGTGTAGTCCATTTTCCTTGAAATTGAGTCCAACGGTAGCTCATACGCTCGCGGTGTCGATGCAGTTATGGTACGCAGCCTTGGAAGAAGAAGATAAAAACGGTATTTTGTTCACACGCTACGTAGTAGCCAATGATAGCAACGTGCCTATTCTCTTCGGTCAAAGTGGTACAGGAGACAACTTACTCTTGGAGAGCAGACAATGCACATTTCATTCGTGGCGAAATATTGGCAACAAAATGTTACGAATTGCGGTAGAAGAAAATATTTGGCTGTGGAGCAAACCGTTTTCTGTTGGCACAGATGGAATACAAGCGGTAGAATTCTGTAACTCTGCAACCAAAGCCTCTGCGTTCGTAAGTGTTACGTCGCTTTCAGCCACGCAGAAGCTCGTAACATTCTCTGGGCAACTTATAATTTCCAATCAGTTAACCGACAACTTTGAAATGAAACTGGTTAAATACGAGTCTGATATAGGTTCGAAGGTGACTGTGCTGAAAGATGTGTATCCTGTCTCCGGCAAAAGTCGACCGCCATCCATCCTACTTGACGGAAACAAGAAAATGGCGATACGTTTGCGTTTCACCAATGTACCAAATCTATCTTGGACAGGAGACATTCCACTTCAACCTAACGCCAAATGGGGACAACCGTGGCTAGTTAAAGTACCGCTCCAAGAACGCGGACAGTTTTTAAGTATCTGGGTCAGAATAGTAACGCAGATGATTCAAGAGAAGACAAAAGTGCTAGCCGTGCTTAGTCCACTTTACATGATTCGTTCACATTTACCAGTACCAGCCAGAGTGCAGATGGACACGCCTTCACTGAAGATATCTTTAAGCACAATGGTGAATGGTCGTGGTCAGAAACAACAACTGTATTGTCCAGGGACATTCGAGCATTTCCATCAACTAACGTTTCAATTAGAATCCGGAGTTTCTACGTCCAATCCATATGTACCCTTATCGTACAGTTCTGTAGATCAAAGGAAGTTTTTTAGGAGGCCAGAAATCGAAGACATCGACTCCATTCTGCAGGATCTTGAAAACCAGAAGGACGAAGCGGAATGGCCGTTCCAAGGTGAGGAGATAGAAGAGTGGGTATCCGCGGAACAACCTCAGACGCACGTTCAAGTAAAGTATCAAGATGCGGGACTAATCTCGAGTACTCTACTACTGGAACTGCAACCGTGGTGTTTTATGTTAAATTCTATGGGATGCCACTTGTCTCTCGTATCGGAGGACATCGAACTGTGTCAGATCCCTCATTATGGCATCGTAACACCACCGAAGTTAGAGGGCACGTTTCACTTGTGCGTGGGTATCGGCGACACCTTTTACACATCCCAGGCTTTGCAACTGACTCGACCCGACTGGAGTCAGAGTTTCTACATGCCAAGGATCGGCGGGTTGATTCCAGTCGAAGGGAACATTAAATCCTGCGTTGACTGTGGTTCAAGCGTGTCGATCATGAGCATCAATTCCAGCATGCACGAAGATATACGCCTCGTACGTATAATGAGTAGTCACGTTATCAGTAATCTGACATCCAAAGAATTGTGCATCGCCACGTTAGCGGTACACGAGGATGCGACTAGGCTTGAGTTACCCAACGACCTTACTCCTTATAGTTTGAATATTTTACCATCTGAGGACCAGAAACAAGGCATACCAATCGCACAATGGTACACATTATATATGGAGGATATCGTGGAGCCATTGGTGCTTTACGTGTCTTTAAGTTTAGGACACAAATGGTCCTGTCCAGTCCGAGTCGACCAGGGTATGAGCCGTAAATGTGTCACCATACCTAATGGCTCTTCCACCATGCCAGTAATTATTACGACCCAAGAAGACAAGGGTACAACGTACATAATGATTCACATGGATTACCATCCTCAATTGTTAATCGAAAATACCTGCGCTTTCAAGATTCTATTAGGTCAGTCAAACGAAACGTCGGATGGGATAATCCCAGACACCTCGCACTTTACTTGGATTTGCGAAATTGAAAGCAACGCGACTTGCCATTATTCCATTCCATCTGTAAGCAATAGATTACCCGATGCACCCATTACGAACGCGTTAAACGTACTATTGTTCTCCGCTGTAACCAACAGTCACAACGAGCAGGTATTGAGGACCAAAGAATTACGTTGGTCGAGGGGTATAAACTTGTCTTCTATATCAACTATACCAATGGACCAATATCTACGATTACCCTCCTACGGTGATGTGAAGCTGATTGTACAAAATCGTTGTTACACCACGTACATCAGTATTGTTCCCATATCGCAAGTAGAAGTGTCAGCGAGGGATATCAGAAGTAGACTTTTAAGGAAAGAAAGCGACATGAAAGACGTTGAAATGATGCACGATAAGTTTAACAATGATACAGAGGATAATAAGGCAATCGTAAACGTGCAGAGTTCAGAGAGCTCGACCTCGGTGACAACTTTCTTCTCGGCTCAAGAAGATACTATCATTACTGAAATGAAAACACCATCGCAAATGAAGTTAAATCAATTAATAACGGATATAGAAAACGTGAAAGTTAATGGAAACAATGATGCGAAGGATAATGAAGAAAATCGCATCAGAGAAGGTACTGTAACCGTTTGCCTTCGTGGAATTACCATCAACATCATGCACgacatgaatgaaaatgcccaAAGGATCGAGGTGGCCAGCTTGTCTATGACCGATATCATAGCCGCTGTTAATGCAAAATCTAGAATTGTACATTTACGTGCCTTTATAGGCGATTTGCAGTTAGATAATCAACTATTCGATCAAGGGGGCTTTGATTTTCCAGTTGTGCTAATTAGTCAAAGTCCGCTAGTAATGAAGGAAGCAGCATTTTATACTAACAGCTGTTTAATGAATAAAATAGAACAGATCAGAGAGAACTCTTTGATCGCCATCGATTATACCTTAGAAAATCAAGGACAATTGAGAG CACTTAAGGATGTTCACTTAAAAATCGCACCAATCAGTGCTTACATCGAAGATACGTACATTACTCAACTACTGAACTACGCGAGTTCAATGGTACCACCCAGGTTTTTCGTACCGGAAGACGTGAGAAAAACAAGATCGTTAGTTTCAACTATCGGATTGTACATTCCCGATTGCGTAATAGTCGACGCAAAAATATTAAGCGCTCCGTTGAGGCTACAAAACTTAAAGATAGAGCCTGTATCTATTTTGTTAAGTGTACATACTTCCGTACGTTTGTACGTGGCTTTAGATCATTCTCCTCTATACTTTGGCACTTTCGAAAAGAAGAATATTTTGACCACACCTTATAGACTTGGCAATGCACTCACGATGCATTATTTGTCCGGTGCTATATTTGGAGCAG GTTGGGTGGTAGGATCTTTAGAGATACTGGGTTCTCCAGGAAGTTTGGCTCAGGCTCTTGGTTCAGGACTTCGAGATTTCATTTCCCTTCCATTTCAAGGTTTACTACAAGGACCATGGGGTTTTATTGTAGGAATAACCCACGGTTCCGCTAGTTTAATGAGACACGTTACAGCAG GTACATTAAATTCTGTAACAAAGTTAGCATCGAGCGTTGCGCGGAATTTAGATCGTTTGACTCTCGACGAGGAGCATCTTCAGAGGCAAGAAGAGTCTCGAAGAATGCGTCCTCAAGGAATGGCGCAAGGATTGTATCAAGGCTTGACTGGACTTGGAATGAGTCTTCTTG CCGCAGTCGCAGGTCTTGCGCACCATCCTTTGCAACAGGTTTGGTCAGGTGAAGCGACGACGAAGAGTCTCGTCACTGGCGTTGGGCTTGGACTTGTTGGAGTAGTTACTAAACCTTTAAGCGGGGCTGCAGAGTTAGTTGCGTTAACTGGTCAGGGATTACTTCAAGGAGCTGGCTGGAATTCTCTACCTTCA CCTAGACAACGACCAGTGGTTCAATATACAACCATAAATAATAGTGCAACTATTAGATACGCTTGGTGGTTGTTACCCTTGCTTGAAAATAATCATGGCAACATTTTACATGTTACTAATGCAGATTACGTGATACAACAAGGCAGTAGTCGTGCTGTTACGTTGGTTCTAACACGACACGCATTGTTACTAGTTAATACAGTTGAAGATAACGTAGAaagaatatttttattaaaagatCTAACAAGTGCTGATCATCATTTGGAATCGACTATCTGTTTGTATTGTTCTCCTGAAACAACACAAACTAATAGGTCTATATCTCCAGCTCCATacgag ATGGATCGAGAAATGCGAGCGCGAGTCGCGGAATACGTACGAACTAGTAGCACTGGTTTAGCCAGTGTCTCCACAAATAGTGATGTACAGTCTGATATTTTTGAAAATACTACACCCAATTCCGATCGTACACTCACATTTTACGTTTCGCCTGACTCGCGTAACTATTTACTCTCCTTGTTTAATATCGCCAAAAGACAAAGCCAGGGTAGCGGATTTAGAGTATTATAA